One window from the genome of Deinococcus malanensis encodes:
- a CDS encoding HU family DNA-binding protein: protein MTKKSAKAPATKAAPKSVKAAAPKSASVKFGKTALVDTVADQTGLTRAQAGQAVDVFLESVLEAVRSGKSVGLPGLGTMSVKETAARTGVRPGTSEKIQIPAGKKLAFKAATTLKGTL, encoded by the coding sequence ATGACGAAAAAGTCTGCGAAAGCGCCTGCCACGAAAGCTGCTCCCAAGTCCGTCAAAGCGGCCGCTCCAAAATCCGCTTCGGTGAAGTTCGGCAAGACCGCCCTGGTCGACACGGTCGCTGACCAGACCGGCCTGACCCGCGCGCAGGCCGGGCAGGCCGTGGATGTGTTCCTCGAGAGCGTCCTGGAAGCCGTGCGCTCCGGCAAGAGCGTCGGCCTGCCCGGCCTGGGCACCATGAGCGTCAAGGAAACCGCCGCTCGCACGGGCGTCCGTCCTGGCACCAGCGAGAAAATTCAGATTCCTGCGGGCAAGAAGCTCGCGTTCAAGGCGGCCACCACGTTGAAGGGCACCCTCTAA
- a CDS encoding trypsin-like serine protease yields the protein MTARRTALGSLLSVSLVLSACGSLPPTPANEVTLRPLITWGQPDAGEHPYVGTLLFVQQGEGYYSCSGTLLSPTVMLTAGHCLEGGGSENDVTYVSFAEKPLETRAKYSSTAAWLAAEWILASDVVPHPLYNDFAAFPNTYDIGVVVLSKPVSMATYGQLPPLNYFETTRQAQLKAQIFEPVGYGAQAWKPATSNKQIPDEYARYKATQQFIGVGSSISGSQSVQFTNNPGRGGGGTCYGDSGGPIFLNNSSQLVAVTSFGIVANCKGNDFAFRLDTQVAQDFLDPFLP from the coding sequence ATGACTGCACGTCGCACTGCGCTTGGTTCCCTCCTCTCCGTGTCTCTGGTATTGAGTGCCTGCGGTTCACTCCCGCCCACACCGGCGAACGAGGTGACCCTGCGGCCGCTGATCACCTGGGGTCAGCCAGACGCCGGCGAGCACCCGTATGTCGGCACCCTGCTCTTCGTGCAGCAGGGCGAAGGCTATTACAGCTGCAGTGGAACGCTGCTCTCCCCAACCGTGATGCTGACCGCTGGGCACTGCCTCGAGGGTGGCGGCAGTGAAAACGACGTCACATACGTCAGTTTTGCTGAGAAACCCCTGGAGACCCGGGCCAAGTACTCCTCCACCGCTGCCTGGCTGGCAGCCGAGTGGATTCTGGCCAGCGACGTTGTTCCTCACCCCTTGTACAACGACTTCGCAGCGTTCCCGAACACCTATGACATCGGTGTCGTCGTATTGAGCAAACCCGTCTCCATGGCGACCTATGGACAGCTGCCTCCCCTCAACTACTTTGAGACCACCAGGCAGGCGCAGCTGAAGGCCCAGATTTTCGAACCAGTCGGGTATGGCGCCCAGGCCTGGAAGCCCGCGACCAGCAACAAGCAAATTCCGGACGAATACGCCCGCTATAAGGCCACGCAGCAGTTTATCGGCGTGGGGAGTTCCATTTCGGGGAGCCAGAGCGTTCAATTTACGAACAACCCCGGGCGGGGCGGTGGCGGAACCTGTTACGGAGACTCTGGTGGGCCGATCTTCCTGAACAATAGCAGCCAACTTGTCGCCGTCACCTCGTTCGGGATTGTCGCCAATTGCAAGGGCAATGACTTTGCCTTCCGGCTCGACACCCAGGTGGCGCAGGACTTCCTCGATCCGTTCCTCCCGTAA